In Leptospiraceae bacterium, a genomic segment contains:
- a CDS encoding LEA type 2 family protein, protein MKVYRLWILFLFLFFSSCLLIQKLFMPKEPEFKIRDVSLYDASLQKFVIKVDTDFINHYRFGLPETKLNFDVKINQQFLSKIESGKFKVAAKSSVNLPLFVEIRYQDLYKTIQTFLNQPKLTLSLDGGTMLHLNVPGLPKQIYVPFTIEKTIPSFVPKVELEDIELQIERVRMDGFPIGIPKMKLIAKLNIQNQGGSKFFLQANNIAFTLADQEIIKFQPIQTTFDTKQMIDLTMELPDPETITKFLKNPKSSYLLKGNLEFQFADVDISKFNIPIEFRGKVTQNL, encoded by the coding sequence ATGAAAGTATATCGACTTTGGATTCTATTTTTATTTTTGTTTTTTTCTTCATGCCTTCTGATACAAAAACTCTTTATGCCCAAAGAGCCTGAATTTAAAATACGAGATGTTTCTCTTTATGATGCGAGTCTACAAAAATTCGTGATCAAAGTAGATACTGACTTTATTAATCACTACCGATTTGGATTACCTGAAACCAAACTCAACTTTGATGTGAAAATCAATCAACAATTCCTAAGCAAAATAGAATCAGGAAAATTCAAAGTGGCAGCTAAATCCTCAGTAAACCTGCCTTTATTTGTAGAAATCCGATATCAAGATTTATACAAAACCATCCAAACCTTTCTCAACCAACCGAAATTGACTTTGAGTCTTGATGGTGGAACCATGCTTCATTTAAACGTTCCAGGTCTACCAAAGCAAATCTATGTTCCATTTACAATAGAGAAAACCATTCCTTCTTTTGTCCCCAAAGTAGAATTAGAAGACATCGAACTACAAATCGAAAGGGTAAGGATGGATGGTTTCCCAATTGGAATTCCAAAAATGAAACTCATAGCAAAACTAAACATTCAAAATCAAGGAGGTAGTAAGTTTTTTCTCCAAGCTAATAACATTGCTTTCACCTTAGCAGATCAAGAAATCATAAAATTCCAACCTATTCAAACCACTTTTGATACAAAGCAAATGATTGATCTTACGATGGAATTACCCGATCCGGAAACAATAACAAAATTCCTAAAGAATCCCAAGAGTTCCTATTTATTGAAGGGAAACTTGGAATTCCAATTTGCAGATGTGGATATCAGTAAATTCAACATCCCCATTGAGTTTCGTGGGAAAGTAACACAAAATTTATGA
- a CDS encoding acyltransferase — MNITKTNLLRIISIIAVLIIHATHTAQKHYSEHLQIFSWDFFYVLINQIARFCVPVFVILSGYGLYARYGDSSISFSIKEFYKRRTIRIVLPFLFWTLVILLWQSKNGFHDFLSKLIYYLTITGIDYHFYFFIIIIQMYILFPLLRKVHSHWLLILLLVFQLSTYSPSYDIYRMLGFSYPIFPSTFFGSWLFYFYLGIYLRQNQDKIIKTIDFKKKIILIIFAIISFSWIIGEYIQKSESKIEFFHFDHFHRYSVLIYSVSVFLLFYSAQIDSWLHKYKAPIDLLASLSFGVYIFHTWILRILDVYIYEFVLIKTILLIVFSFSFMYIVMKLFDHLEKNMTSYFTSKTIDFFKSIMGL; from the coding sequence ATGAATATAACGAAAACGAATCTTTTGAGAATTATATCTATTATTGCAGTATTAATCATCCATGCGACTCATACAGCTCAAAAACACTATTCTGAACATTTACAAATTTTTAGTTGGGATTTTTTCTATGTGTTGATCAATCAGATTGCGAGATTTTGTGTTCCTGTGTTTGTTATTCTGTCAGGATATGGTTTGTATGCAAGGTATGGTGATAGTTCTATTTCTTTCTCTATAAAGGAGTTTTATAAACGAAGAACTATAAGAATTGTTTTACCATTTCTTTTTTGGACATTAGTGATTCTTTTATGGCAAAGTAAAAATGGCTTTCACGACTTTCTAAGTAAACTTATATATTACCTCACCATTACGGGGATAGACTATCATTTTTATTTTTTTATTATCATTATTCAGATGTATATATTGTTTCCCTTACTAAGAAAGGTTCACAGCCACTGGTTGCTTATTCTTCTGCTCGTGTTTCAATTATCTACGTATTCTCCCTCGTATGATATATATCGAATGCTTGGATTTTCTTATCCTATTTTTCCATCGACTTTTTTTGGTTCTTGGTTGTTTTATTTTTATTTGGGTATCTACTTGAGGCAAAATCAAGATAAAATCATTAAAACTATAGATTTTAAAAAAAAGATCATTTTGATTATTTTTGCCATCATCTCGTTTTCCTGGATCATTGGTGAATATATCCAAAAATCAGAATCCAAAATAGAATTTTTTCACTTCGATCATTTCCATCGCTATTCAGTCCTTATCTATTCCGTGAGTGTGTTTCTTCTGTTTTATTCAGCACAAATTGATTCATGGCTTCATAAATACAAAGCTCCTATTGATTTACTGGCTTCTCTGTCTTTTGGCGTGTATATTTTTCATACGTGGATACTTAGGATTTTAGATGTTTATATTTATGAATTTGTATTAATAAAAACGATTTTGTTGATTGTGTTTAGTTTTTCGTTTATGTATATCGTCATGAAACTTTTTGATCATTTAGAAAAGAACATGACTTCATATTTTACATCAAAAACTATAGACTTTTTTAAATCCATCATGGGTCTATAA
- the ccoN gene encoding cytochrome-c oxidase, cbb3-type subunit I: MSTKPLDYDNQIVRWWVISGIVWGIAAMLVGVIIAFQMVYPNLNFPPYLTFGRLRPVHTNGIIFGFTLSIITASMYYAFPRLLKTEIFSKTLSRIHFWLYQLTIVLAVVTLLGGITQSKEYHELEWPIDLLIVVWWVIFAINIFGTIWKRQEKRLYVAIWFFSSMLIGVAMLYIVNGLVMPVSFWKSYSIYAGITDANIQWWYGHNAVAFVLTYPILGMMYFYLPKHTRLPIFSHRVSIVHFWGLIFVYMWAGPHHLLYSAVPNWLQTLGMLFSLMLIAPSWGGMLNGFMTLTQAKEKLRTDATLKFMLVAITFYGMSTFEGPMMSIRSVNVIAHNTDWVIGHVHSGGLGWVAGMCFAAIYYLVPRLWNTKLYSEKLAELHFWVATIGILLYIVSMWVSGVTEGLMWRAVDETGALMYPNWVEIVQQLAPYRLIRAIGGTLFLSGVLIMVYNVAMTIKNAGAGFEYVDLREGVKVA, encoded by the coding sequence ATGTCAACAAAACCATTAGACTATGATAATCAAATAGTGCGTTGGTGGGTGATATCAGGGATTGTTTGGGGTATAGCTGCGATGCTGGTTGGGGTCATTATTGCTTTTCAAATGGTTTATCCCAACTTGAATTTTCCCCCATATTTGACCTTTGGAAGATTAAGACCAGTCCATACGAACGGGATCATTTTTGGTTTCACTCTCAGTATCATCACAGCAAGTATGTATTATGCTTTCCCAAGATTGTTGAAAACAGAGATTTTCTCTAAAACATTATCAAGAATTCACTTCTGGTTGTATCAACTTACGATTGTGCTAGCAGTGGTAACTCTTCTGGGTGGTATCACGCAAAGTAAAGAGTATCATGAATTAGAATGGCCTATTGACCTTTTAATAGTTGTTTGGTGGGTGATCTTTGCCATCAATATATTTGGAACTATCTGGAAAAGACAAGAAAAGAGATTGTATGTAGCCATCTGGTTCTTCTCTTCCATGCTTATTGGGGTGGCAATGCTTTATATAGTGAACGGTTTAGTAATGCCAGTTTCTTTTTGGAAGTCATATTCCATTTATGCTGGAATTACAGATGCAAACATCCAATGGTGGTATGGACACAATGCAGTAGCATTCGTTTTGACCTATCCAATCTTGGGAATGATGTATTTCTATTTGCCAAAACACACCAGGTTACCCATTTTTAGCCACAGAGTTTCAATTGTTCACTTCTGGGGTTTGATCTTCGTTTATATGTGGGCTGGACCTCACCATTTGTTGTATTCTGCAGTACCTAACTGGTTGCAAACTTTAGGAATGTTGTTTAGCTTAATGTTAATTGCTCCTTCATGGGGTGGTATGTTGAATGGTTTCATGACCTTAACACAAGCTAAGGAAAAACTCAGGACAGATGCAACCTTAAAATTCATGTTGGTCGCAATTACGTTCTATGGAATGTCAACATTCGAAGGTCCAATGATGTCTATTCGAAGTGTGAACGTAATTGCCCATAACACAGACTGGGTAATAGGACACGTTCACAGTGGTGGCTTAGGATGGGTTGCCGGAATGTGTTTTGCAGCGATTTACTACTTGGTTCCTCGATTGTGGAATACAAAGCTATATAGTGAAAAATTAGCAGAATTACATTTCTGGGTAGCAACCATAGGTATATTACTATATATAGTTTCCATGTGGGTATCTGGTGTAACAGAAGGTTTAATGTGGCGAGCTGTAGATGAAACAGGAGCCCTCATGTATCCCAACTGGGTTGAAATTGTCCAACAATTGGCACCATATAGACTCATTCGTGCTATTGGTGGAACATTGTTCTTGAGTGGTGTGTTAATTATGGTTTACAATGTTGCAATGACCATTAAAAATGCTGGTGCTGGTTTCGAATACGTAGATCTACGAGAAGGAGTAAAAGTAGCTTAA
- a CDS encoding cbb3-type cytochrome c oxidase subunit II, translating into MAHHEHEEKNLQWYEKLSHKVEDKMVLLVWIFVFALIGGLVEIPPFFLMGEVKGPVNITPYNALELAGRNVYQEEGCFYCHTQMIRPFKWETDRWDRNREYGPEPYSKAYEYVYERPFLWGSKRTGPDLWHEYSLNNNPEWHKAHLINPQETSPGSVMPQYPHLFETPVNIEETVASMKALKALGVPYTDEEIQKAPEMLQGKTKGDALVAYLLKLGRDTIQK; encoded by the coding sequence ATGGCACATCATGAGCATGAAGAAAAAAACTTGCAATGGTATGAAAAGTTAAGTCATAAAGTAGAAGATAAAATGGTATTGTTGGTTTGGATTTTCGTTTTTGCCCTAATAGGTGGCTTGGTTGAAATTCCTCCATTCTTCTTAATGGGAGAAGTAAAAGGACCTGTCAATATCACGCCTTACAATGCATTAGAATTAGCAGGTAGAAATGTCTATCAAGAAGAAGGTTGTTTTTACTGCCACACTCAGATGATTCGACCCTTTAAGTGGGAAACCGATCGGTGGGATCGAAACCGAGAATACGGACCTGAACCCTATTCTAAAGCTTACGAATACGTATACGAACGACCTTTCTTGTGGGGTTCGAAAAGAACTGGTCCAGATCTGTGGCATGAATATAGTTTAAACAATAACCCCGAATGGCACAAAGCACATCTGATTAATCCTCAAGAAACATCTCCTGGTTCAGTGATGCCACAATATCCACATTTATTTGAAACGCCTGTTAACATAGAAGAAACAGTGGCAAGTATGAAAGCTCTAAAAGCCCTTGGTGTACCATACACAGATGAGGAAATTCAAAAAGCTCCTGAGATGCTACAGGGAAAAACGAAAGGAGATGCTTTAGTTGCATATCTCTTGAAGTTAGGAAGAGATACAATACAAAAATAA
- a CDS encoding cbb3-type cytochrome c oxidase subunit 3: protein MENIDWVGIYKGLRLPILGVLFLVIVWYIFRPSKKKDFEDVKYTAIDDD, encoded by the coding sequence ATGGAAAACATCGATTGGGTCGGAATTTACAAAGGTTTAAGGCTCCCAATTTTGGGGGTCTTATTCTTGGTGATTGTCTGGTATATTTTTCGTCCTTCAAAGAAAAAAGACTTTGAGGATGTCAAATATACTGCTATTGATGATGATTAA
- a CDS encoding c-type cytochrome: MFNEYRDDDYEVTDKTGWLPVWWMMILYGTVAFSIVYIIYMHGIAGWSQEQQYEEEVALYKKLHPEVVAQLNDDGSNPLRGDSKAIAEGEKIYQQYCAACHKPDLSGIVGPNLKDNQWLHAENGVMTDKIVYNLIMEGISENQIKQNPPKGPMPAHKNSLGSAKILQVMAFLAAQNPSLQPK; encoded by the coding sequence ATGTTCAACGAATATCGAGACGATGATTATGAAGTCACTGATAAAACAGGTTGGTTACCTGTTTGGTGGATGATGATTTTGTATGGAACCGTGGCATTTTCGATTGTCTATATTATATACATGCACGGAATTGCAGGATGGTCTCAAGAACAACAATATGAAGAGGAAGTAGCATTGTACAAAAAGCTCCATCCTGAAGTTGTAGCTCAACTCAATGATGATGGTTCTAACCCATTAAGAGGTGACTCAAAAGCAATAGCAGAAGGTGAGAAAATTTATCAACAATACTGTGCAGCATGTCACAAACCTGATCTATCTGGCATTGTGGGACCTAATCTAAAAGATAATCAATGGCTTCATGCTGAGAATGGCGTAATGACAGACAAAATTGTGTATAATTTGATTATGGAAGGAATTTCAGAAAATCAAATCAAACAAAACCCACCAAAAGGTCCTATGCCTGCCCATAAAAATAGCTTAGGTTCTGCAAAAATCCTACAAGTGATGGCTTTTTTAGCAGCTCAAAACCCATCATTACAACCTAAATAA
- the ccoG gene encoding cytochrome c oxidase accessory protein CcoG produces MVIARPINGRHRKIKDKIKIVLFAIFFILPFIRIDGIPLILLDIPARKFYVFGFIIWPQEMYFLHIILLFLGFSLFFWTALAGRLWCGYACPQTLFTEVYDSVARRIIGDRFGKPSMKKTDWFIVYIVWFIMSIIFNFVFLSYFKPFEETIHQVINLDFFVPTTYFPQNWVIYMVLGTGTAMFNMVYFRENLCRLVCPYGRFQVALLDKHSPIVTYDIKRGEPRKQPGQKVGQHKGDCIDCKLCILVCPTGIDIREGLQVGCLHCGLCVDACTNVMGRFNKETLISYKTIDQVENPNSKVKYLRTRTVVYGTILIVLLTAFIYLLATRVPIYTSALRDKEISNIYIPGIGWRNGYEIHIGNLSFDPLDVEIDVVSDYNFIVLSGAKELQIKPEGYEKIRYIIEYSENQKKPNVSSVPLTFVIKDKNHPKHVKKVKTYFTFPIN; encoded by the coding sequence ATGGTAATAGCGAGACCCATTAATGGAAGACACAGAAAAATTAAAGACAAGATAAAGATAGTCCTTTTTGCTATTTTTTTTATCCTTCCGTTTATAAGAATTGACGGAATACCATTAATTTTATTGGATATACCAGCTAGAAAATTTTATGTTTTTGGTTTTATTATATGGCCTCAAGAAATGTATTTTTTGCACATTATACTTTTGTTTTTAGGTTTTAGTTTATTCTTTTGGACTGCATTAGCAGGAAGGCTTTGGTGTGGATATGCATGCCCTCAGACTTTATTTACAGAAGTTTATGATAGTGTCGCAAGGAGGATCATAGGTGATAGATTTGGTAAACCATCGATGAAGAAAACAGATTGGTTTATTGTGTATATTGTCTGGTTTATCATGTCAATAATTTTTAATTTTGTTTTTTTAAGTTACTTTAAGCCATTTGAAGAAACCATCCATCAAGTCATAAATTTAGATTTTTTTGTACCTACCACATATTTCCCACAAAATTGGGTAATTTATATGGTTCTTGGGACCGGGACAGCTATGTTTAACATGGTGTATTTTAGAGAAAACTTGTGTAGATTAGTCTGTCCCTATGGAAGATTCCAAGTGGCTCTACTTGACAAACATTCACCTATAGTAACATACGATATCAAAAGAGGGGAACCAAGAAAACAACCCGGACAGAAGGTCGGACAACATAAGGGTGATTGTATTGATTGTAAACTTTGTATTCTCGTTTGTCCAACCGGTATAGATATTAGAGAAGGATTACAAGTTGGATGTCTCCATTGTGGTTTATGTGTTGATGCATGTACGAATGTGATGGGAAGATTCAATAAGGAAACATTGATTTCCTATAAGACGATTGATCAAGTAGAAAATCCTAACAGTAAAGTAAAATACTTACGAACAAGAACAGTGGTTTATGGAACTATATTGATAGTCTTATTGACAGCATTCATATATCTATTAGCAACAAGGGTTCCAATTTACACATCAGCATTAAGGGATAAAGAAATATCAAATATCTACATTCCTGGGATTGGTTGGAGAAATGGTTATGAAATCCATATAGGAAATTTGTCTTTTGATCCACTAGATGTAGAAATTGATGTTGTGAGTGATTATAACTTTATAGTGTTGAGTGGTGCTAAAGAATTGCAAATCAAACCAGAGGGATACGAAAAAATTAGATATATCATAGAATATTCTGAGAATCAGAAAAAGCCCAATGTTTCGTCAGTTCCATTAACTTTTGTAATCAAAGATAAGAATCATCCAAAACACGTGAAAAAAGTAAAAACATATTTTACATTTCCTATAAACTAA
- a CDS encoding FixH family protein, which translates to MKQPLHPSVKRIFYLVFFIFIIFFSAIGITIYIAQKNYEPIIDARYYEKGLNYVDRNKEFQKAKEKKWEANVNIWDKNVIKREFPLIIEIKNQDKKVINDFFSDKERKVIILKISLPATIKQTFNVEILEKDFILANDTIRTEKVITIPKAGFWEFSLEIRPEKDAAIYMNKKFQVE; encoded by the coding sequence ATGAAGCAACCTTTACACCCCTCTGTAAAAAGAATATTCTATTTGGTTTTTTTTATTTTCATTATTTTTTTTAGTGCTATTGGAATAACAATCTACATAGCTCAAAAGAATTACGAACCTATTATTGATGCAAGGTATTACGAGAAAGGATTAAATTACGTTGATAGAAACAAAGAATTTCAAAAGGCAAAAGAAAAAAAATGGGAAGCAAATGTTAACATTTGGGATAAGAACGTTATAAAGAGAGAATTTCCTCTGATAATCGAAATCAAAAACCAAGATAAAAAAGTTATCAATGACTTTTTTTCTGATAAAGAGAGAAAAGTAATAATATTAAAAATTTCTTTACCTGCTACCATAAAACAAACATTTAATGTGGAAATTTTAGAGAAAGACTTTATATTGGCAAATGATACGATAAGAACAGAAAAGGTAATAACAATACCAAAAGCAGGTTTTTGGGAATTTAGTTTAGAAATTAGACCAGAAAAAGATGCTGCAATTTATATGAATAAAAAATTTCAGGTGGAATAA